One part of the Sporosarcina ureae genome encodes these proteins:
- the tsaB gene encoding tRNA (adenosine(37)-N6)-threonylcarbamoyltransferase complex dimerization subunit type 1 TsaB, producing MIWLGIDTANSPLSVAIVKDNVLLIEESSMMKINHSLRAMPAVEEACRKADITPSEIDAIAVSEGPGSYTGVRIGVTIAKTLAWTLDKPLYGVSSLKALAMNGQLFNGLVCSLIDARRSNVYAGVYRAEGEGLVNVLEDQHCALVELLEKLQEYNEPVLFVGEDVKLHEAVIRERLGGLAHLASFALNVPRASSVVLLAQRADEPETVHTFTPQYKRITEAEANLEKKVPSHE from the coding sequence ATGATATGGTTAGGTATAGATACAGCAAACTCACCTCTGTCAGTAGCAATTGTTAAAGATAACGTGTTACTTATTGAAGAGTCGAGCATGATGAAGATTAATCATTCGCTACGTGCGATGCCAGCGGTAGAGGAAGCATGTCGCAAAGCAGATATTACACCGTCTGAAATTGATGCAATTGCAGTCTCTGAAGGTCCAGGGTCGTATACGGGAGTCCGCATTGGCGTGACAATCGCGAAAACACTTGCATGGACGCTAGACAAGCCGCTTTACGGTGTATCGAGCCTGAAGGCCCTAGCAATGAATGGACAACTATTTAATGGCCTTGTTTGTTCTTTAATTGATGCCAGAAGATCTAACGTCTATGCAGGAGTCTATCGTGCAGAAGGTGAAGGATTGGTCAATGTACTTGAAGATCAGCACTGTGCACTTGTAGAGTTACTGGAGAAGTTACAGGAGTATAATGAACCAGTCTTATTCGTTGGAGAAGATGTGAAGCTGCATGAAGCGGTCATTCGTGAACGACTTGGTGGGCTAGCGCATCTAGCTTCATTCGCTTTAAATGTACCGCGCGCTTCTTCTGTTGTTTTATTGGCGCAACGTGCGGATGAACCGGAAACGGTGCATACGTTTACGCCACAGTATAAGCGTATTACGGAAGCGGAAGCGAATTTGGAGAAGAAGGTGCCTTCTCATGAGTAA
- a CDS encoding redox-sensing transcriptional repressor Rex translates to MEVRHSVSKPRIPQATSKRLPLYYRFLRNYADKGVQRISSGELSEAMKIDAATIRRDFSHFGALGRKGYGYDVDSLLQFFRETLDQDEETKVALIGVGSLGNAFLKYNFQKIHNTKIVVAFDPKAPHDGELKNDIPIYPPDRIEEKIKELGIEMVILTVPSRVAQELTDRLATTGVKGILNFTPERLAVPDTIRIQTIDLSVELQTLIYLIKTDVKDSQIT, encoded by the coding sequence ATGGAGGTTCGGCACAGCGTGAGTAAACCTAGAATTCCACAGGCAACATCTAAACGATTGCCTCTATATTATAGATTTTTGAGAAATTATGCAGACAAAGGCGTACAACGCATATCATCGGGAGAATTAAGTGAAGCGATGAAAATTGATGCGGCGACGATTAGAAGAGACTTTTCCCATTTCGGAGCGCTTGGACGTAAAGGATACGGCTACGACGTTGATTCCTTATTGCAGTTCTTCCGCGAAACCCTTGATCAGGATGAAGAAACCAAAGTTGCTTTAATCGGGGTAGGTAGTCTCGGTAATGCATTCTTGAAATATAATTTTCAGAAGATCCATAACACGAAAATTGTCGTGGCGTTCGATCCGAAAGCACCGCATGATGGAGAATTGAAGAACGATATTCCTATCTATCCGCCTGATCGTATCGAGGAGAAAATTAAAGAGCTGGGCATTGAAATGGTGATATTGACTGTTCCATCACGCGTTGCACAGGAATTGACAGACCGTCTTGCTACAACAGGCGTGAAGGGGATTTTAAATTTCACACCTGAACGTTTAGCGGTACCAGATACAATCCGCATCCAGACCATTGACTTGTCCGTAGAGTTGCAAACATTGATTTATCTCATTAAAACAGACGTAAAAGATTCACAAATTACATAA
- a CDS encoding ABC-F family ATP-binding cassette domain-containing protein, which translates to MIILQVNGLTKSFSGTNLLENVRLEVQHRDRVALVGRNGAGKSTLLKIIAGELSADEGDIMIPKDIRMGYLEQHSGLDSELTIWDEVMTVFAPLREKESRLRALEHEMANPAVYEDTDRYTRVMTEYDELQIAFKEAGGYQFEADARSVLHGMRFYPDDFDKPVHLLSGGQKTRLALARMLLSKPDLLILDEPTNHLDIETLNWLERYLSGYEGAILIVSHDRYFLDKVVTTVYEVSRRKVSKYSGNYSSYLDEKAKNYERDQKLFVQEKDERAKLEEFIQKNIARASTSKMAKSRRKQLERREWMDSPDGDEKSANFSFSLDRPSGNDVLSLDNVKIGYGEVPVSKHINLRIYKGDRVAFVGPNGVGKSTLLKTIVKRNELLGGEIRYGTNVQFGYYDQNQATLIGSGTVLQEIWDDWPLMNEKDVRSLLGRFLFTGDDIEKLVTSLSGGEKARLSLAQLMLEKSNTLILDEPTNHLDLDSKEILENALDDFPGTILFVSHDRYFINRLATKVIEMSDDGAVEYLGDYDYYIEKKTETEEILAATQLEQRAKEPIIKKEVANKENQRHERKLTRAIADLEKKLEALDVEIETLQLKLLDPELANDHIELMDIQRQIDETQAIHDEQSEEWLMLQDELENL; encoded by the coding sequence TTGATTATTTTACAAGTGAATGGACTGACCAAGTCTTTTTCAGGTACGAACCTACTGGAGAATGTCCGTCTCGAAGTACAGCATCGGGATCGTGTCGCACTCGTTGGACGAAATGGTGCCGGAAAATCGACATTATTAAAAATAATAGCCGGTGAACTATCCGCGGATGAAGGCGATATTATGATTCCAAAAGATATACGCATGGGCTATCTTGAACAGCATAGCGGGTTGGATTCGGAGCTAACGATTTGGGATGAAGTGATGACAGTATTTGCACCACTTCGTGAAAAAGAAAGTCGTTTACGTGCGTTAGAACATGAAATGGCGAATCCTGCAGTGTATGAAGATACCGATCGTTACACACGCGTAATGACCGAGTATGATGAGCTTCAAATCGCTTTTAAAGAAGCGGGAGGCTACCAGTTTGAAGCCGATGCCCGTTCTGTTCTTCACGGCATGCGCTTTTATCCGGACGATTTCGATAAGCCGGTGCACTTACTGTCAGGCGGTCAAAAAACGCGTCTTGCGCTTGCACGCATGCTGCTGAGCAAGCCGGACCTGTTGATACTCGATGAACCGACGAACCACTTGGACATCGAGACACTGAACTGGCTGGAACGTTACTTGTCGGGCTATGAAGGTGCCATTTTAATTGTTTCTCATGATAGGTACTTCCTCGATAAAGTAGTTACAACCGTATATGAAGTATCACGACGAAAAGTTTCAAAGTACAGCGGAAATTACAGTTCATACCTAGATGAGAAAGCAAAGAACTATGAACGTGATCAGAAGTTGTTTGTTCAGGAAAAGGATGAACGTGCGAAACTCGAAGAATTTATTCAAAAGAATATTGCGCGTGCATCCACTTCCAAAATGGCGAAGAGTCGACGCAAACAACTTGAGCGCCGCGAATGGATGGACTCTCCTGACGGTGACGAGAAATCCGCCAACTTCTCCTTCTCGCTCGATCGACCAAGCGGTAACGATGTGCTATCGCTAGACAATGTGAAAATTGGCTATGGCGAAGTGCCTGTATCAAAGCATATTAATCTGCGAATTTATAAGGGAGACCGCGTGGCATTCGTCGGACCGAACGGTGTAGGCAAGTCAACTTTACTCAAAACTATAGTAAAGCGCAACGAACTGCTAGGTGGAGAAATCCGCTATGGTACGAACGTCCAATTTGGTTACTATGATCAAAACCAAGCAACACTCATCGGTTCTGGCACCGTTTTGCAAGAAATCTGGGATGACTGGCCTTTGATGAATGAAAAAGATGTACGCTCATTACTTGGACGATTCCTGTTCACAGGCGACGATATAGAAAAACTCGTCACGTCGCTATCAGGCGGAGAGAAAGCTCGTCTTTCATTGGCGCAACTAATGTTAGAGAAGTCCAACACGTTAATCTTGGACGAGCCGACAAACCATCTAGATCTCGACAGTAAAGAGATTCTAGAAAATGCGCTAGACGACTTTCCAGGAACCATTCTGTTCGTGTCACATGACAGGTATTTCATCAATCGACTCGCAACCAAAGTCATCGAAATGAGTGATGACGGTGCAGTTGAATACCTAGGTGACTATGATTACTACATTGAGAAGAAAACAGAAACAGAGGAAATTTTAGCAGCTACACAACTTGAACAGCGCGCAAAAGAACCTATCATCAAAAAAGAAGTGGCCAACAAAGAAAACCAACGTCACGAGCGTAAACTAACTAGAGCGATCGCAGACTTAGAAAAAAAACTCGAAGCTCTCGATGTAGAAATCGAGACGTTACAATTGAAATTACTAGACCCTGAACTAGCGAACGACCATATCGAACTTATGGACATTCAACGTCAAATCGATGAAACTCAAGCTATACACGACGAACAATCGGAAGAGTGGCTAATGCTTCAAGATGAACTAGAAAATCTATAA
- a CDS encoding Tex family protein, whose translation MEATASRAGIGKRQTASVIALLEEGNTVPFIARYRKEATGSLDEVQIKDIEDAYHYIKSLEQRKEEVLRLIEEQGKLDDTLKAEIERASVLQRIEDLYRPYKQKRRTKAMIAIENGLEPLADQLMQQSSANIETVAQTYINPEKEIHSIEDALEGAKFIVAERVSEDATMREKIRKITWASGKLTAILKKDAEDEKKVFENYYEYEEPLNKIVPHRVLAINRGEKEDVLRVGVSFPTDRIIGDLERTYLKRHPSTSATYIKEALEDSFKRLIAPSIEREVRTALTEKAETQAIHVFSENLRSLLLQPPLKGRTVLGVDPAFRTGCKLAVVDETGKLQDISVIYPHPPKPQKDASKKVILDLLKKYPISIIAIGNGTASRETEKFIVDLIKEVKEPVSYVIVNEAGASVYSASAKAREEFPDLQVEQRSAVSIARRLQDPLSELVKIDPESIGVGQYQHDVAKKNLTDSLSFVVETAVNRVGVNVNTASSSLLQYVSGLSKTVAENIVKAREEVGKFTKRTELKKVPRLGAKTYEQAIGFLRIPESKERFDSTGIHPESYKVAEAVLKELKLTKSQLGTEEATTALGQVDIAQLAVQLDVGEITLQDIIQTLQRPNRDPRDDYPQPLLKADVLDIKDVHEGMELQGTVRNVVDFGAFVDIGVSEDGLVHISKMKNGFVKHPLDVVASGDIVTVWIDSVDRKKGRIALSMLPLKK comes from the coding sequence ATGGAGGCAACTGCAAGCCGAGCAGGAATTGGTAAACGCCAAACTGCAAGCGTTATCGCATTGTTGGAAGAAGGCAACACAGTACCTTTTATTGCGCGTTATAGAAAAGAAGCAACGGGTTCACTCGATGAAGTGCAGATCAAAGATATTGAAGATGCTTATCATTATATAAAATCGCTTGAACAGCGAAAAGAAGAAGTTCTTCGTTTAATAGAAGAACAAGGTAAACTGGACGATACGTTAAAAGCTGAGATAGAGCGTGCGAGTGTATTGCAACGAATCGAAGACTTATATCGCCCTTATAAACAAAAAAGACGTACGAAGGCAATGATTGCGATTGAAAACGGTCTAGAGCCACTGGCTGACCAACTCATGCAACAGTCGTCTGCGAACATTGAGACTGTTGCGCAAACTTATATTAATCCTGAAAAAGAAATCCATTCAATAGAAGATGCTCTAGAAGGAGCAAAGTTTATCGTTGCAGAAAGAGTATCGGAAGACGCAACGATGCGTGAGAAAATACGTAAAATCACATGGGCATCTGGGAAGTTAACTGCAATCTTGAAAAAGGATGCGGAAGATGAAAAAAAAGTCTTCGAAAACTACTATGAATATGAAGAACCTCTTAACAAGATCGTACCTCATCGCGTTCTAGCTATTAACCGCGGGGAGAAAGAAGATGTATTGCGTGTAGGCGTAAGTTTCCCTACAGATCGCATTATCGGTGATTTAGAACGTACGTATCTTAAAAGACACCCTTCTACTTCAGCAACTTATATAAAAGAAGCGCTAGAAGATTCATTTAAACGTCTAATCGCTCCTTCAATAGAAAGAGAAGTTCGTACAGCCCTGACTGAAAAGGCTGAAACACAAGCTATTCATGTATTTTCCGAGAATCTGCGCAGTCTATTACTGCAACCGCCGCTAAAGGGTAGAACAGTACTCGGTGTAGATCCAGCGTTCAGAACCGGTTGTAAACTAGCCGTGGTAGATGAAACAGGGAAACTCCAAGATATCTCTGTTATTTATCCGCATCCGCCGAAACCTCAGAAAGATGCATCCAAGAAAGTAATTCTGGATTTGCTTAAAAAGTATCCGATTTCCATCATCGCGATCGGTAATGGTACCGCGTCACGGGAAACGGAAAAGTTCATCGTGGATTTAATTAAGGAAGTGAAAGAGCCGGTTTCGTATGTAATCGTTAATGAAGCGGGGGCAAGTGTGTATTCAGCTTCTGCAAAAGCGCGGGAAGAGTTCCCAGACTTACAAGTGGAACAGAGAAGTGCGGTATCCATTGCGCGCCGACTACAAGATCCGTTATCAGAACTTGTGAAAATAGATCCAGAATCTATTGGCGTTGGGCAATACCAACACGATGTAGCAAAAAAGAATCTAACGGACTCACTTTCATTTGTTGTAGAAACAGCGGTTAACCGAGTTGGGGTTAATGTCAACACTGCTTCATCGTCGTTGTTGCAATATGTTTCAGGCCTATCTAAAACAGTGGCGGAGAATATAGTCAAAGCGAGAGAAGAAGTAGGGAAGTTTACAAAACGCACAGAATTGAAGAAGGTCCCAAGACTAGGAGCGAAAACTTATGAACAGGCAATTGGCTTCTTGCGTATACCGGAATCAAAAGAACGTTTTGACTCGACAGGGATTCACCCCGAGAGCTATAAAGTTGCAGAAGCGGTATTGAAAGAGCTGAAACTTACTAAGTCTCAGTTAGGTACTGAAGAAGCGACAACTGCACTTGGACAAGTGGATATTGCACAACTTGCTGTACAGTTGGATGTAGGGGAAATCACGCTTCAAGATATTATTCAAACATTGCAGCGTCCAAATCGCGATCCACGTGATGATTATCCTCAGCCTTTACTGAAAGCAGATGTCCTCGATATCAAAGACGTGCATGAAGGTATGGAACTACAAGGAACTGTCCGTAACGTAGTGGACTTTGGTGCATTTGTAGATATTGGCGTTTCAGAAGATGGATTAGTACACATATCTAAAATGAAAAATGGCTTTGTAAAGCATCCTTTAGACGTAGTAGCATCCGGAGATATTGTTACAGTATGGATAGACTCTGTAGATCGTAAAAAAGGACGTATCGCGTTATCTATGCTTCCTCTTAAGAAATAA
- a CDS encoding twin-arginine translocase TatA/TatE family subunit: MAPGIGSLLIIAVIALLIFGPKKLPEIGKAFGSSLREFKNATKGLTDDEDDVKKVEDKKEEVR; encoded by the coding sequence ATGGCTCCAGGTATCGGAAGTTTACTGATTATCGCTGTGATTGCATTGCTTATATTTGGTCCTAAGAAATTACCTGAAATCGGTAAAGCGTTCGGTTCTTCATTGCGCGAGTTCAAAAACGCAACTAAAGGCCTTACAGACGACGAAGATGACGTAAAAAAGGTTGAAGACAAGAAAGAAGAAGTGCGCTGA
- a CDS encoding SprT family protein, translating to MSEEYLQQLVEQISLEIFHKPFVHQAIFNSRLRTTGGRYKLSNHFIEINPLVIELHDEEELIGIIKHELCHYHLHIEGKGYKHGDPDFKELLRETNSPRHCKPLAERRAKSTIIHLYRCTACGLDYPRRRRMDCTKYRCGKCAGKIEKVK from the coding sequence ATGTCAGAAGAATATTTACAGCAGCTGGTTGAGCAAATCTCATTGGAAATCTTTCATAAACCGTTTGTCCATCAAGCAATTTTTAATAGCAGACTGCGGACAACGGGTGGTCGCTATAAGTTAAGCAATCATTTTATAGAGATTAATCCGTTAGTTATTGAACTTCATGATGAGGAAGAATTAATCGGGATCATTAAACATGAACTTTGCCATTATCACCTTCATATAGAAGGTAAGGGATATAAACATGGGGATCCAGACTTTAAAGAGCTACTTAGAGAGACAAATTCACCTCGACATTGTAAGCCGCTTGCGGAACGCAGAGCGAAAAGTACGATTATCCATTTATATCGTTGTACGGCTTGCGGATTGGATTATCCAAGGCGCAGAAGAATGGATTGCACGAAATATCGCTGTGGGAAATGTGCAGGGAAGATAGAAAAGGTTAAATGA
- a CDS encoding PP2C family serine/threonine-protein phosphatase: METFENDYVEAYIYQQSKKGNKDSGDAYYIHSEEDYFICAIADGLGSGTEAKESAEIIPQVLKLYHHESPDDLLHRCNKKMLHKRGAAVGIVKVYFEQQTLEYSCVGNIRIYILQSSGQMIYPLPVMGYLSGRPQSPRTQRYPYNKNDRFFLHSDGVNLRSPKKYLQENSTPYQLYKKVEGTIEDNDDATFISASLLH; encoded by the coding sequence GTGGAAACTTTTGAGAATGACTATGTAGAGGCATATATATATCAACAGTCCAAAAAGGGTAATAAAGATTCTGGGGATGCATACTACATTCATTCAGAAGAAGATTATTTCATTTGTGCTATTGCAGACGGTTTGGGTAGTGGAACAGAAGCGAAAGAATCAGCTGAAATAATTCCACAAGTCTTAAAACTCTATCATCATGAATCACCTGACGATTTGTTGCACCGCTGCAATAAAAAGATGTTGCATAAACGAGGTGCTGCAGTTGGGATTGTAAAAGTGTATTTCGAACAACAAACCCTGGAATATAGTTGTGTTGGTAACATCCGTATCTATATCCTGCAATCAAGTGGTCAGATGATTTATCCTTTGCCAGTCATGGGATATCTATCGGGCAGACCACAATCACCGCGTACGCAAAGATATCCTTATAATAAGAATGATCGATTCTTCCTTCATTCTGATGGCGTAAACTTACGCAGTCCTAAAAAGTATCTACAAGAAAACTCTACTCCGTACCAATTGTACAAAAAAGTTGAAGGTACAATTGAAGATAACGATGATGCCACATTCATCTCAGCTAGCCTGCTTCATTAA
- the tsaE gene encoding tRNA (adenosine(37)-N6)-threonylcarbamoyltransferase complex ATPase subunit type 1 TsaE, which produces MWKKEIKSVEEMEKLAAEIGKYLRPPDVLTLEGDLGAGKTTFTKALAKSIGITRTVSSPTFTIIKQYEGDYPFNHLDVYRLANSEEDLGWDELFYGDAISVVEWAQFIQEELPEDRLELIIRHTGTYSREVECTPKGERFTRICEEIFT; this is translated from the coding sequence GTGTGGAAGAAAGAAATCAAGTCAGTAGAAGAGATGGAGAAGCTCGCTGCCGAGATTGGCAAATATCTTAGACCTCCTGATGTGTTGACGCTTGAAGGCGATCTCGGAGCAGGGAAGACGACGTTCACAAAAGCACTTGCGAAATCGATCGGAATCACACGGACAGTCAGCAGTCCCACTTTTACGATTATCAAGCAGTATGAAGGGGATTATCCTTTCAATCATTTGGATGTATATCGATTAGCCAACAGTGAAGAAGACTTGGGATGGGACGAACTGTTTTATGGGGATGCCATTTCTGTAGTGGAATGGGCGCAATTTATTCAAGAAGAGTTGCCCGAAGATCGTTTGGAATTAATCATCCGCCATACGGGAACCTATTCTCGTGAAGTTGAATGCACGCCAAAAGGTGAACGATTTACACGTATTTGTGAGGAGATTTTTACATGA
- the tsaD gene encoding tRNA (adenosine(37)-N6)-threonylcarbamoyltransferase complex transferase subunit TsaD, which translates to MNKDHYILGIETSCDETAASVVKNGTEIVSSIVSSQIQQQKQFGGVVPEIASRLHVEQITLVIEEALKEAKLVPSDLEAIAVTEGPGLVGALLIGINAAKAFAFANQLPLIGVHHIAGHVYANQLMHEMEFPLLALIVSGGHTELVVMKSHGSFELIGETRDDAAGEAYDKVARVLGLPYPGGPQVDRLALASDESIDFPRAWLEKESYDFSFSGLKSAVINYKHNIEQKGGKINHDHVAAGFQQSVVDVLTVKTVKAAKEYGVKQVIAAGGVAANQGLRKSLTAALEQEEIPFYVPPISLCTDNAAMIAAAGYEMWKSGVRSDSSMNGRPGMPLKSWN; encoded by the coding sequence ATGAATAAAGATCATTATATTTTAGGTATTGAAACAAGCTGTGATGAAACTGCAGCCTCTGTAGTGAAAAACGGAACGGAAATTGTTTCTTCGATTGTATCGTCACAAATTCAGCAGCAGAAGCAATTCGGCGGTGTGGTGCCAGAAATCGCTTCCCGTCTGCATGTCGAACAAATTACACTGGTGATAGAGGAAGCATTAAAAGAAGCAAAATTAGTACCAAGTGATTTGGAAGCAATTGCTGTAACCGAGGGACCTGGATTAGTAGGAGCTTTGTTGATTGGTATCAATGCTGCAAAGGCTTTTGCATTTGCAAACCAATTACCACTGATAGGTGTGCACCATATTGCAGGACATGTATACGCCAATCAGTTAATGCATGAGATGGAGTTTCCGCTATTGGCGCTGATCGTCTCAGGTGGTCATACAGAGCTCGTTGTTATGAAGTCACATGGTTCATTTGAATTGATCGGTGAAACGCGTGATGATGCGGCAGGTGAGGCGTATGACAAAGTGGCTCGTGTCCTTGGCTTGCCTTATCCAGGAGGTCCTCAAGTGGATCGTTTAGCGTTGGCTAGCGATGAAAGTATCGATTTTCCTCGTGCTTGGTTAGAAAAGGAATCGTATGATTTTAGTTTTAGTGGATTGAAATCCGCGGTTATCAATTATAAGCATAATATTGAGCAAAAAGGCGGGAAGATCAATCACGATCACGTTGCTGCTGGATTTCAGCAGAGTGTCGTGGATGTACTGACGGTCAAAACGGTGAAAGCGGCAAAAGAATATGGTGTGAAGCAAGTGATTGCGGCAGGTGGAGTTGCAGCCAATCAAGGATTGCGAAAATCATTGACTGCAGCGCTTGAACAAGAGGAGATTCCTTTTTATGTACCACCCATTTCCTTATGCACAGATAATGCTGCGATGATTGCGGCAGCTGGTTATGAGATGTGGAAAAGTGGCGTTCGAAGTGATTCTAGTATGAATGGTCGACCTGGAATGCCATTAAAATCATGGAATTAA
- the tatC gene encoding twin-arginine translocase subunit TatC — protein MADKDLTIIEHIDEVRKRLMVIVVFFIVGAIGSFFLAKPLINFIQFDTPAEQVTLNAFNVVDPVVIYLKVIVFLAIIIISPVIMYQFWAFISPGLRDLERRVTLSYIPFAFLLFLAGISFSYFILLPYVMKFMINLSGQLNIEQTIGINEYFSFLFSLLLPFGFVFQLPIVILFLSRLGVLQPKVLVKIRKVAYFVLFVLAAFITPPDIVSHLFTTVPLFILYEISIVISRLGYRKFEKSERLRQMEEVKAEQQRQIDEVLNKTDDN, from the coding sequence ATGGCAGATAAAGACTTAACGATCATTGAACATATAGATGAAGTTCGAAAACGGCTGATGGTAATCGTCGTTTTCTTTATTGTTGGGGCAATTGGCAGTTTCTTCTTAGCGAAGCCGCTGATCAATTTTATACAATTCGATACACCGGCTGAACAAGTCACATTAAATGCATTTAATGTCGTAGATCCAGTCGTGATCTATTTGAAGGTTATAGTATTTCTTGCGATTATTATTATCTCACCGGTCATCATGTATCAATTTTGGGCCTTTATTTCACCGGGTCTTCGTGACTTAGAACGACGTGTCACGCTATCGTATATACCGTTTGCTTTTCTCCTGTTTTTAGCAGGAATCAGTTTCTCTTACTTTATATTGCTACCGTACGTGATGAAATTCATGATTAATCTGTCAGGTCAATTGAACATTGAGCAGACAATCGGTATCAATGAGTATTTTTCTTTTTTATTCTCACTACTATTGCCGTTTGGTTTTGTCTTTCAATTACCGATCGTCATATTGTTTTTATCCCGTCTCGGTGTGTTGCAACCTAAAGTACTTGTTAAAATACGGAAGGTTGCGTACTTTGTTCTATTCGTACTTGCTGCGTTCATTACACCACCGGACATTGTATCGCATTTATTCACCACGGTTCCGCTATTCATCTTATATGAGATCAGTATCGTGATTTCACGTCTAGGCTACAGGAAGTTTGAGAAGTCCGAACGACTGCGCCAGATGGAAGAAGTGAAGGCAGAGCAACAGCGTCAAATTGACGAAGTGCTGAATAAAACAGATGATAACTAA
- the rimI gene encoding ribosomal protein S18-alanine N-acetyltransferase — MSNEVLFRKMTHDDIAAVAAIELESFATPWTEEIFEHELTGNAYAHYIVAELDGEVIGHCGMWIVLDECHITNVAVLSAYRGKGYGEDLMRQAMELCRLNEVKTMTLEVRVSNEPARTLYRKLGFQEGGIRKNYYTDDHEDGLVMWVEF; from the coding sequence ATGAGTAATGAAGTGTTATTTCGGAAGATGACACATGATGACATTGCGGCGGTTGCAGCTATAGAGCTCGAATCATTTGCGACGCCTTGGACCGAAGAGATTTTTGAGCATGAATTGACCGGTAATGCGTATGCTCATTATATTGTAGCGGAATTAGATGGGGAAGTAATTGGGCACTGCGGTATGTGGATCGTTCTAGATGAATGTCATATTACCAATGTCGCTGTACTATCAGCTTATCGTGGAAAAGGGTATGGAGAAGACCTGATGCGTCAGGCTATGGAGTTATGCCGCTTGAATGAAGTAAAGACTATGACGCTTGAAGTACGTGTAAGTAATGAACCGGCACGGACGTTGTATCGTAAGCTAGGTTTTCAAGAAGGCGGAATCAGGAAAAACTATTATACAGACGACCATGAAGATGGGCTCGTCATGTGGGTGGAATTCTAA
- the sigB gene encoding RNA polymerase sigma factor SigB, with protein sequence MSNQQSSRDNETKEQVIQWIHDYQENNDDHAQTQLVLHYERLVHSIARKYSRGQSHHEDIVQAGMLGLLGAIRRYDPEQGRNFEAFAVPTIIGEIKRFLRDKTWAVHVPRRIKELGPKIKAAVEILTTEFQRSPMVYEIAEYLGTDEELVLEAMEMGRSYQALSIDHTLDADSEGGTITLLDIIGETDDGFEKTDQRMLVLNALNVLSERERQIIQYTYIDQMSQKEAGELLDISQMHVSRLQRKAIKKLQEVILTSGGAN encoded by the coding sequence ATGTCAAATCAACAGTCTTCTCGTGATAACGAAACAAAGGAACAGGTCATTCAATGGATACATGACTATCAGGAGAATAATGACGACCATGCACAAACACAACTAGTCCTGCATTATGAGCGACTGGTGCACTCTATTGCGCGCAAATATTCACGCGGGCAATCACACCATGAGGATATTGTACAAGCAGGAATGCTTGGACTTTTAGGCGCAATTAGAAGATACGATCCTGAGCAAGGACGTAACTTCGAAGCGTTTGCTGTGCCGACAATCATCGGGGAAATCAAACGATTTCTTCGTGATAAGACATGGGCTGTTCACGTGCCGCGCCGAATTAAGGAATTGGGTCCGAAAATCAAAGCAGCCGTGGAAATATTAACGACTGAATTTCAACGTTCACCAATGGTTTATGAAATAGCAGAATATCTAGGTACCGACGAAGAATTAGTTCTTGAAGCGATGGAAATGGGCAGAAGTTATCAAGCTCTGTCAATTGACCATACTTTGGATGCGGATTCAGAGGGCGGGACGATCACACTGCTTGATATTATTGGTGAGACGGATGACGGTTTTGAAAAAACAGATCAACGCATGCTTGTATTAAACGCCCTAAACGTTCTAAGTGAACGGGAACGTCAGATTATCCAGTATACATATATCGATCAGATGAGCCAGAAAGAAGCTGGAGAATTACTGGATATTTCCCAAATGCACGTTTCGCGTCTTCAACGTAAAGCGATTAAAAAGTTGCAAGAAGTAATCTTAACGAGTGGTGGTGCAAATTAG